One genomic window of Bacillota bacterium includes the following:
- a CDS encoding type IV toxin-antitoxin system AbiEi family antitoxin domain-containing protein, whose protein sequence is MPLPANLQMLLKNKGILTAAQANVLGISNERLRLLVRSGDLERVSHGVYISPDDHVDRMYIAQQRRRKIIYSHETALYLHELTDRDPISYTVTVPTGYNTKTLREAGLAVFAVKRELHELGAVQMETMFGNAVLAYGLERTICDCIRSRSQMDIAIVTDAVKRYSKRKDKHLDVLMQMAEEFRIVKPIRSYMEVLL, encoded by the coding sequence ATGCCTTTGCCCGCCAACCTGCAAATGCTTCTAAAAAATAAGGGCATTCTCACTGCTGCGCAGGCAAACGTCCTCGGTATTTCGAACGAGCGATTGCGATTGCTTGTCAGGTCAGGCGATTTAGAGCGGGTGTCCCACGGGGTCTATATCTCGCCCGATGACCACGTTGACAGAATGTACATTGCCCAGCAACGGAGACGGAAAATCATCTATTCCCATGAAACGGCACTGTACCTTCACGAACTCACTGATCGTGACCCAATCAGCTACACTGTGACAGTGCCCACCGGTTACAACACAAAAACATTGCGCGAGGCAGGCCTTGCGGTGTTTGCAGTCAAGAGAGAACTCCACGAACTTGGCGCAGTCCAGATGGAAACGATGTTTGGGAATGCGGTACTCGCCTACGGATTAGAGAGGACAATTTGCGACTGTATTCGAAGCCGAAGCCAAATGGATATCGCCATTGTAACTGACGCTGTGAAACGCTACTCGAAGCGAAAGGACAAGCATCTGGACGTTCTCATGCAGATGGCTGAAGAATTTCGGATCGTGAAGCCAATCCGAAGTTACATGGAGGTTCTCTTATGA
- a CDS encoding glyoxalase/bleomycin resistance/extradiol dioxygenase family protein, translating to MGIHAYLTFNGHCRQAYEFYAEVFSAEKGDLSTYGDAPPNPEFSLPDEAKQLIIHGELTVHGTKLMFSDTFPGSPFVVGNNITLALVLSDADAVKAAFQKLREGGQVLIDLQETFWSKCYGSVVDKFGITWGLNCINE from the coding sequence ATGGGAATCCACGCCTATCTTACGTTTAATGGCCATTGCCGCCAGGCGTATGAATTTTACGCCGAAGTTTTTAGCGCCGAGAAGGGCGATCTATCTACTTACGGCGACGCGCCTCCTAATCCAGAGTTCTCCTTGCCCGACGAGGCCAAGCAGCTTATCATCCATGGCGAGCTAACCGTTCACGGCACTAAGCTGATGTTCTCCGACACCTTCCCTGGCAGCCCGTTTGTGGTGGGCAATAACATCACTCTGGCCCTGGTGTTGTCCGACGCCGATGCAGTCAAGGCGGCCTTTCAAAAACTACGGGAGGGCGGTCAAGTGCTGATAGATCTACAAGAAACATTCTGGAGCAAGTGCTATGGCAGCGTTGTCGATAAATTTGGCATTACATGGGGGCTTAACTGTATAAACGAGTAA
- a CDS encoding FkbM family methyltransferase, protein MMWAQTYDNWVRTNGVERIDFIQADIEGAERNLLRGAVEVLKEHRPRLAICTYHLKDDPVVLIKIIKDANPKYKIHLGHYKLYAV, encoded by the coding sequence GTGATGTGGGCGCAAACATACGATAACTGGGTAAGGACAAACGGAGTGGAGCGGATAGACTTTATTCAGGCGGATATCGAAGGTGCCGAACGAAATCTGCTCAGGGGTGCTGTTGAGGTGCTAAAGGAGCATCGTCCTAGGCTTGCTATCTGCACCTACCACCTCAAAGATGACCCTGTGGTTTTGATCAAGATTATTAAAGACGCCAACCCAAAATACAAGATTCATCTCGGTCACTACAAACTCTATGCGGTCTAG
- the citC gene encoding [citrate (pro-3S)-lyase] ligase, which yields MWTTYEVVKSQDLRAVAIFLDQFGLRYDRASDLTVEIRVHQQIVATGSLEGNVLQCIAVDSTMQGEGLSAKIVHYLMLAALRQGHTRVFIFTMPEQASFFASMGFRMLVKTEWAALLESGFPCLEDYLAQLESVASAVPATKDGKVGGLVVNCNPFTLGHQHLVAVAAKQCDHVYVLVVEENRSVFPFAVRLELVKQGTQHLKNVTVLPSGPYAVSAATFPSYFSEEETAHARAGASVDATLYATHIARALNVRVRYVGTEPYSPVTAIYNHSLREILAQHDIQLLEVPRLEKAGMAISASHVRGVLRAGDFSALGQLVPETTLAFLQSAQATDIINKIRQTTNRH from the coding sequence ATGTGGACTACCTATGAGGTTGTTAAGAGCCAGGACCTACGAGCGGTCGCGATTTTTCTTGATCAGTTCGGTTTGCGCTATGATAGGGCTAGCGACTTAACCGTAGAGATACGAGTACACCAACAGATCGTGGCGACTGGCTCGCTCGAGGGCAACGTGCTGCAATGCATCGCAGTCGACAGCACCATGCAGGGCGAGGGCTTATCGGCCAAAATTGTTCATTACTTAATGCTTGCTGCGCTTAGGCAAGGGCACACAAGGGTCTTTATCTTTACCATGCCCGAGCAGGCGAGTTTCTTTGCCAGCATGGGTTTCAGAATGCTAGTAAAGACTGAATGGGCGGCACTGCTTGAAAGTGGATTCCCGTGCTTAGAGGATTACCTCGCGCAACTAGAGTCTGTCGCCTCTGCTGTACCAGCGACCAAGGACGGTAAAGTAGGTGGGCTGGTAGTAAACTGCAATCCGTTTACTCTGGGGCATCAACATCTGGTGGCAGTAGCTGCGAAGCAGTGCGACCATGTCTATGTGCTCGTCGTAGAGGAGAACAGGTCAGTTTTCCCATTTGCCGTAAGGTTAGAACTAGTTAAGCAGGGAACGCAGCATCTTAAGAACGTTACCGTACTGCCCTCCGGGCCATACGCTGTCTCCGCGGCCACCTTTCCGAGTTACTTCAGCGAAGAAGAAACAGCCCATGCACGCGCGGGTGCCTCTGTTGACGCTACACTCTATGCTACGCATATAGCGCGCGCACTCAATGTTAGGGTGCGTTATGTCGGTACAGAGCCCTATTCTCCGGTTACAGCTATCTACAATCATTCGTTGCGAGAAATACTTGCGCAGCATGACATTCAGTTGCTTGAGGTGCCACGCTTGGAAAAGGCAGGTATGGCGATTTCGGCTTCACACGTTCGCGGGGTCTTGCGAGCTGGTGATTTTTCCGCACTAGGCCAGCTCGTGCCTGAAACCACTCTCGCTTTCCTGCAGTCAGCGCAGGCCACGGACATTATCAATAAAATACGCCAGACGACTAATCGACACTGA
- a CDS encoding triphosphoribosyl-dephospho-CoA synthase — protein MTAPVELYRVGACFTAASLFEVCIYPSPGLVNPRDNGAHTDMSLLTFLLGSSILSPYFVACVEVGWRETGQSLGEVFGQLRNIGVQAERELLRATSGVNTQRGQLFVLGLAAGITGVCLAKGIKAPSVEFFATIRQACQGLTERELENLTARPSLTAGERLYREGGYTGIRGEAEAGFPTVEQVGYPALQDALGQGASFNDAAVHALINIMACLPDTTILHRAGEEGLALVQSTARAILGAGSVFSELGRALTLSAHSTFCAARLSPGGSADLLALSLALHLLGEGLPTPELLLRPSQFKG, from the coding sequence ATGACTGCGCCAGTTGAGCTCTATCGTGTCGGTGCCTGTTTTACGGCAGCGTCTCTGTTTGAGGTCTGTATCTATCCCTCGCCTGGCTTGGTAAACCCACGCGACAATGGCGCCCACACAGACATGAGTCTCTTGACGTTTCTTCTGGGGAGTAGCATTCTTTCCCCTTACTTCGTCGCTTGCGTAGAAGTAGGCTGGCGAGAAACAGGCCAGAGTCTAGGGGAAGTGTTCGGCCAACTCAGAAATATTGGCGTGCAAGCCGAGCGCGAGTTGTTGCGGGCCACATCTGGGGTCAATACGCAGCGTGGGCAGCTCTTTGTGCTCGGCCTTGCTGCCGGGATTACCGGCGTGTGCCTAGCCAAGGGCATCAAGGCTCCTTCGGTAGAGTTTTTTGCTACTATTCGGCAGGCGTGTCAGGGGCTGACCGAGCGTGAGCTCGAAAACCTGACAGCACGCCCCTCTCTCACCGCCGGAGAAAGGCTCTATAGAGAAGGGGGTTACACCGGCATAAGGGGTGAAGCAGAGGCGGGGTTCCCGACCGTAGAGCAGGTGGGGTACCCCGCATTGCAAGACGCGTTAGGACAAGGGGCAAGTTTTAACGATGCCGCCGTCCATGCCCTGATTAATATCATGGCGTGTTTGCCTGATACTACTATTCTTCATCGCGCCGGAGAGGAAGGCTTGGCCCTTGTGCAAAGCACCGCCCGGGCGATACTAGGCGCAGGGAGCGTCTTCTCGGAGCTTGGCCGAGCACTTACTTTGTCAGCCCACAGCACTTTCTGCGCGGCTCGACTCAGCCCTGGCGGGTCGGCTGATCTCCTGGCCTTGTCACTCGCCTTACATCTTCTTGGCGAGGGCTTGCCCACACCAGAGTTATTGCTACGCCCTAGTCAGTTTAAGGGGTGA
- a CDS encoding citrate lyase holo-[acyl-carrier protein] synthase: MKSEDNVARWHVLAAKEERYVQQQLKLGASGVSVVQITLNLPGGFTLYPWEKLLTAARAEVHAMLATLGVELVSESHLVNALGPCHLMAVLADGHTLKQHCIALEETATQGRLWDIDVITRRGAVNRHSLGLKGRMCWVCEQEEAHVCRLLRAHAADEVIAIAKKIAVWGTCINDCAS; this comes from the coding sequence GTGAAGAGCGAAGATAACGTGGCGAGATGGCATGTTTTAGCTGCCAAAGAGGAGAGGTACGTACAGCAGCAGCTGAAACTCGGGGCAAGCGGAGTGTCTGTTGTGCAGATAACTCTTAATCTCCCGGGAGGCTTCACCCTGTACCCGTGGGAAAAACTGCTTACTGCGGCGCGGGCAGAGGTGCATGCCATGCTGGCAACCTTAGGGGTAGAGCTAGTTAGCGAGTCGCACCTAGTTAATGCCCTCGGCCCATGTCATCTCATGGCGGTCTTAGCCGACGGGCACACTCTGAAACAGCACTGCATAGCTCTAGAGGAAACAGCAACACAGGGGCGTTTGTGGGATATAGACGTTATCACTCGCAGAGGGGCGGTAAATCGCCACAGCTTAGGGCTTAAGGGGCGAATGTGTTGGGTGTGCGAGCAAGAGGAGGCCCACGTCTGCCGCCTTCTCCGCGCACACGCGGCAGATGAAGTTATCGCCATTGCCAAGAAGATAGCGGTCTGGGGGACATGCATAAATGACTGCGCCAGTTGA
- a CDS encoding tripartite tricarboxylate transporter permease, with protein sequence MFDLLLSGFQIVLAPATFLLILAGTILGVLFGAMPGVSASMSVALAVPFTYAMSPVVAIAFLVAVYCASITGGGITAILFKIPGTPSNAPTTFDGYPMAQQGKAGKALGVSLVCSAIGGIVSALAMLLLAPQLANLGLRFGPSELFAVSVLGLSVLTALDSDNVIKTLISGLIGSLLATVGMDPLLGIPRFTWGSSSLLGGIEMIPVMIGLFAITEVLKQTSKPVKLVTAESKGGSSFKTSLLSLSEAWSIRWTVVRASILGTVVGILPGAGATIAAFLSYTTEAKISPNRKQFGHGAIEGIAASETANNAAAGGSMVPLLALGIPGGTAAAVMMSALVLQGVQLGPLLHRTQPQFLSSVFASMIVTNILMVICSMAIAKVFNKVLNVPYSILGPLIVLFAAMGSFALKSSTGDVVLMMIAGIIGVALTAFKFSSAALVLGLVLGSLTEANLRRAILLEGGDLLAVLSKPITASLLIVCAVILLWPVVSGAINRKKKVTA encoded by the coding sequence ATGTTTGACTTATTACTATCTGGTTTTCAGATTGTCTTAGCTCCTGCAACATTCCTGCTCATTCTTGCCGGAACTATTCTTGGCGTCTTGTTCGGTGCCATGCCTGGGGTTAGCGCATCGATGTCTGTCGCTCTCGCTGTGCCCTTTACCTATGCCATGTCGCCTGTAGTGGCAATTGCCTTTCTTGTGGCCGTCTACTGCGCGTCTATCACCGGGGGAGGGATCACTGCGATTCTCTTCAAAATTCCCGGCACCCCCTCTAATGCCCCCACCACATTTGACGGGTACCCCATGGCGCAACAAGGCAAAGCGGGTAAGGCGCTAGGTGTATCCCTAGTCTGTTCCGCAATTGGTGGCATAGTCTCGGCGTTAGCCATGCTCCTACTTGCACCACAACTGGCCAATCTTGGGCTCAGATTTGGCCCTTCCGAGTTGTTTGCTGTCTCGGTGCTAGGGCTTAGTGTGCTCACGGCGCTCGACAGCGACAACGTGATCAAGACGCTTATCTCCGGCCTCATCGGCTCACTTTTAGCCACGGTAGGCATGGACCCCCTGCTGGGCATACCTAGGTTCACCTGGGGCAGTTCCTCGCTCTTGGGTGGAATCGAGATGATTCCGGTCATGATAGGCCTCTTTGCCATTACCGAAGTACTCAAGCAAACCAGCAAGCCAGTAAAGCTTGTGACCGCAGAATCGAAGGGTGGCTCGAGCTTTAAGACCAGCCTGCTTTCGCTATCAGAGGCATGGTCAATTAGGTGGACCGTTGTCCGCGCCTCCATCTTGGGCACTGTGGTCGGCATCTTGCCCGGTGCAGGCGCGACCATTGCTGCGTTTCTCAGCTATACGACCGAGGCGAAGATTTCACCAAACCGTAAGCAATTTGGCCACGGCGCGATTGAAGGCATTGCCGCGTCTGAGACAGCCAACAATGCCGCAGCCGGGGGTTCCATGGTGCCTTTGCTAGCGCTCGGCATACCTGGTGGTACAGCTGCCGCGGTTATGATGTCTGCACTAGTCTTACAGGGTGTGCAGTTAGGACCGCTACTGCACAGAACACAACCACAGTTTCTCTCTTCCGTTTTTGCCTCGATGATCGTTACTAACATCCTGATGGTGATATGTTCTATGGCGATTGCGAAAGTCTTTAACAAGGTGCTTAATGTGCCATATAGCATCCTCGGGCCGCTAATCGTGCTGTTTGCAGCGATGGGTAGCTTCGCGCTCAAGAGTAGTACCGGAGACGTAGTCCTTATGATGATCGCCGGCATTATTGGTGTGGCACTTACTGCCTTTAAGTTCTCTTCGGCCGCCCTTGTACTAGGCCTCGTGCTAGGCAGCCTTACCGAAGCGAATCTTAGACGAGCGATATTGCTTGAAGGCGGGGATCTCTTGGCGGTTCTTTCAAAGCCAATTACGGCATCCCTGCTAATCGTGTGTGCCGTTATCTTGCTCTGGCCGGTTGTTAGCGGGGCAATTAACCGCAAAAAGAAAGTTACGGCGTAA
- a CDS encoding tripartite tricarboxylate transporter TctB family protein codes for MGLELLFNGALLAFFTYCYFYIGAIVPKTTAVGWGAEVWPQAILVALIILLGANMYKIYRGTPVALRSDVEPRHISVHSILANKLVLSMVALLVYAICLQTLGFILSTFVFFAGYARIVGQRQVRSLVLSSLVATLSVYFVFSRGLGVMLPRGIGILRDFALILERL; via the coding sequence TTGGGCTTAGAATTGCTGTTTAACGGGGCTCTCCTAGCCTTCTTTACGTACTGCTACTTTTATATTGGAGCCATTGTTCCAAAAACCACTGCGGTTGGGTGGGGTGCCGAGGTTTGGCCACAGGCCATCTTGGTTGCTCTTATCATCTTACTGGGGGCTAACATGTACAAGATTTACCGCGGGACACCTGTCGCTCTGCGTAGCGATGTAGAGCCGCGACATATTAGCGTGCACTCTATCTTGGCGAACAAACTTGTCCTCAGTATGGTAGCACTCCTTGTTTATGCAATCTGTCTGCAAACGCTCGGCTTCATCCTCAGCACCTTTGTGTTCTTTGCTGGGTATGCGAGAATAGTCGGTCAACGACAGGTGAGGTCACTTGTTTTGAGCTCCCTTGTGGCCACGCTATCAGTTTACTTTGTGTTCTCGCGCGGCTTGGGCGTTATGTTGCCGCGGGGCATCGGCATATTGCGCGATTTTGCCTTGATTCTCGAACGTTTGTAA
- a CDS encoding tripartite tricarboxylate transporter substrate binding protein, whose protein sequence is MNKRLIRLVTLVLSVALVSLTLVLAGCAPRQTQEEGFKFARSVEIVVPWGTGGGADTTVRAFAPALEKALGVAVVVNNVSGGGGVLGFEHAYRQPADGYTFMLSTQSHLLAYFQGHTTVNPIEAFVPVVRLVHDTNILVASAKAPFKSFDELLAYVRANPGVVKAGVLTVTGLDAFMIRQTFQQAGVDVPLVPFSTGAELNAAILGGHVHLAVVGPSEVKGLLEAGDMQAIIVAAEKRISMLPDVPATGEKGIASYLGPMRGIFAKKGTPEAAIKAFEAAAVTAHASAEFQAWMKANALDQRPAFANSADLGVIWAEQSTTLKALYEQSK, encoded by the coding sequence ATGAACAAAAGGTTAATTAGGCTAGTTACACTCGTTCTCTCTGTAGCACTGGTATCCCTGACGCTTGTCTTAGCAGGCTGTGCCCCTCGGCAAACCCAAGAAGAAGGATTCAAGTTCGCTCGCAGTGTGGAGATTGTTGTGCCCTGGGGTACCGGCGGCGGCGCCGATACCACCGTGCGAGCGTTTGCTCCCGCGCTAGAGAAAGCACTAGGCGTAGCCGTCGTCGTTAACAATGTATCTGGTGGCGGCGGAGTGCTCGGGTTTGAGCATGCCTATCGTCAGCCAGCCGACGGATACACCTTTATGCTGAGCACTCAATCGCACCTTTTGGCGTATTTTCAAGGACATACGACGGTGAATCCCATCGAGGCCTTTGTTCCCGTGGTAAGACTGGTGCACGACACTAATATTCTCGTGGCCTCAGCCAAAGCGCCGTTTAAGAGCTTTGACGAGTTGCTCGCTTATGTTAGAGCTAATCCTGGCGTAGTTAAGGCGGGCGTACTAACGGTTACGGGCCTAGACGCTTTTATGATTAGGCAGACCTTTCAGCAGGCGGGCGTCGATGTTCCCTTAGTGCCTTTTAGCACTGGCGCCGAGCTAAACGCCGCTATTTTAGGCGGGCATGTTCACCTTGCGGTTGTCGGACCGTCTGAGGTAAAGGGTTTGCTAGAGGCGGGCGATATGCAGGCTATTATCGTGGCCGCAGAAAAGCGCATCTCCATGCTCCCCGACGTGCCGGCTACAGGCGAAAAGGGTATAGCATCTTACCTTGGCCCGATGAGAGGTATTTTTGCTAAGAAGGGTACGCCAGAAGCCGCAATTAAGGCATTTGAAGCCGCTGCCGTAACGGCGCATGCTAGTGCTGAATTCCAGGCCTGGATGAAGGCTAACGCACTTGATCAGCGACCGGCTTTTGCCAATTCGGCCGATCTCGGAGTTATATGGGCAGAGCAAAGCACCACTCTCAAAGCCCTATATGAGCAGTCTAAGTAG
- a CDS encoding hydratase: MIKLYDTGVYLIDGTEVIPDKDQAQERLLQRVGRQVAKDAARQGTIAHQILESHAQSSDGDRLSLCFDALASHDITHVSIIQAARAVGLEKFAVPYILTNCHNSLSAVGGTINEDDHDFALSAAKKYGGIYVPPHLAVIHQYMREVVAGGGMMILGSDSHTRYGALGTLGIGEGGGELVKQIIGKTYDIERPEVVAVYLSGKVEQGVGPQDVALAIIGAVFKNGYVKDKIMEFVGDGIAGLSVEFRHGIDVMTTEATSLSSVWCTDEKVKQYLFAHGRADAHKYLAPARIAYYDGLIHVDLAAIRPMIALPFHPSNTFTIADFKANTEDILHKLAQEATTLFGSGRGQLGFSRHVREGRFHVDQAIVAGCAGGTYENISAVADILEGQTTGRGSFSLCVYPSSQPMYISLVKSGIAEKLLNAGVVLRTAFCGPCFGAGDVPASHSFSIRHTTRNFIHREGSIPSEGQIAYVALMDSRSIAATAVNGGSLTAATELELEYSRPDYRFSPDVYEKRVYKGFGKPVPQEELRMAPSITDWPPIPELTEHLLLKVITVLPDQVITTDDLIPSGEISSFRSNPLRLAEFTLSRKDPMYVGRAKEVHALERIRQSGLDPCAHSSELSAVFAKLRSIVGIGSWHAKTVGLGSTIVARKIGDGSAREQAASSQRVLGGSANIACEYATRRYRANLINWGILPFVLDDAPALICSSYIFVPNIRQAIETHRNEMTAYVVGGDVQEIRLALGELAANERQILLAGSLINHYRSK, encoded by the coding sequence GTGATTAAACTCTATGATACGGGTGTCTACCTGATCGACGGCACAGAAGTCATACCCGATAAAGATCAGGCGCAGGAGAGGCTGCTGCAGCGAGTTGGTAGGCAAGTGGCGAAAGACGCTGCCAGGCAGGGTACAATTGCTCACCAAATATTAGAAAGCCATGCTCAATCTTCTGACGGCGATCGGCTCAGCCTCTGCTTCGACGCCTTGGCTTCCCATGATATTACGCATGTCAGCATCATCCAGGCAGCGCGAGCTGTCGGCTTAGAGAAGTTTGCCGTACCTTACATTTTGACCAATTGCCATAACAGTCTCTCTGCTGTAGGCGGCACCATAAACGAGGACGACCATGACTTTGCCCTCTCTGCTGCCAAGAAGTACGGCGGCATCTACGTGCCCCCACATCTAGCTGTCATTCATCAGTACATGCGCGAAGTGGTGGCCGGGGGAGGAATGATGATACTCGGTTCTGACAGCCATACACGCTATGGCGCGCTAGGTACCCTAGGTATCGGCGAAGGCGGGGGAGAGTTAGTCAAGCAGATTATCGGCAAGACATACGACATTGAACGTCCCGAAGTTGTAGCGGTGTATCTTAGTGGCAAGGTCGAACAAGGAGTAGGCCCGCAGGACGTAGCCTTAGCCATCATCGGAGCAGTTTTTAAGAATGGCTACGTAAAAGATAAAATCATGGAGTTTGTGGGCGATGGCATCGCAGGGCTCTCGGTGGAGTTTCGCCACGGCATAGATGTTATGACTACGGAGGCCACCAGTCTATCGTCGGTCTGGTGTACAGATGAAAAGGTTAAGCAATATCTCTTCGCGCATGGCAGAGCGGATGCTCACAAATACCTAGCCCCAGCTAGGATTGCCTACTACGATGGTCTAATCCATGTTGACCTAGCCGCCATTAGGCCGATGATTGCCCTGCCGTTTCACCCTAGCAACACCTTTACCATAGCAGATTTTAAGGCCAACACAGAAGATATTTTGCACAAGCTCGCTCAAGAAGCGACGACGCTCTTTGGCAGTGGCCGAGGGCAACTAGGGTTTTCCCGCCATGTGAGAGAGGGTCGCTTTCATGTAGACCAAGCCATTGTCGCCGGCTGTGCTGGCGGCACATACGAGAATATTTCCGCTGTGGCGGACATCCTAGAGGGTCAGACAACGGGGAGGGGCTCCTTTTCTCTCTGCGTCTACCCCTCTAGTCAGCCCATGTACATCAGCTTGGTGAAGAGTGGCATCGCAGAGAAACTACTTAATGCTGGTGTTGTTCTGCGTACCGCCTTCTGCGGACCCTGCTTTGGTGCGGGCGACGTGCCCGCGAGTCACAGCTTCTCCATTCGTCACACAACGCGAAACTTCATCCATCGTGAAGGGTCCATACCCAGTGAGGGGCAAATTGCCTATGTCGCGCTGATGGATTCTCGGTCCATCGCCGCGACGGCGGTCAATGGCGGCAGTTTGACGGCGGCGACGGAACTTGAGCTCGAGTACAGCCGCCCGGATTACCGCTTTTCGCCCGACGTTTATGAAAAGCGAGTTTATAAAGGCTTCGGTAAGCCCGTGCCTCAAGAGGAACTAAGAATGGCGCCTAGTATCACTGACTGGCCGCCGATACCCGAGTTGACAGAGCACTTGTTGCTAAAAGTCATTACGGTCTTGCCAGACCAAGTTATTACTACAGATGACCTTATTCCCTCGGGTGAAATATCGTCGTTTCGCTCCAATCCCTTGCGTTTGGCAGAGTTTACCCTCTCTCGCAAGGACCCTATGTATGTCGGTCGAGCGAAGGAGGTGCATGCGCTCGAGAGAATCCGGCAGAGTGGGCTCGACCCGTGCGCACATTCTTCGGAGTTAAGCGCCGTGTTCGCTAAGCTGCGTAGCATCGTCGGTATTGGCTCCTGGCATGCTAAGACCGTGGGGCTCGGCAGCACCATCGTCGCCAGAAAAATCGGCGACGGCTCGGCGCGCGAACAGGCGGCCTCGTCACAGCGCGTGCTAGGGGGCTCTGCCAATATTGCCTGCGAGTACGCTACACGTAGGTATCGTGCTAACCTGATTAACTGGGGGATACTGCCTTTTGTTTTAGACGATGCGCCTGCATTAATATGCTCTAGCTATATCTTTGTGCCTAATATCAGGCAGGCCATAGAAACACATCGGAATGAGATGACAGCATATGTTGTCGGGGGGGATGTGCAAGAGATTAGGCTCGCTTTAGGAGAGCTAGCCGCCAATGAGCGGCAGATTCTCCTCGCGGGGAGCCTGATTAATCACTATCGTAGTAAGTAG